The Frankiaceae bacterium genome includes a region encoding these proteins:
- a CDS encoding sulfurtransferase TusA family protein: MTADVTVDTLGRRCPIPVIELAKHIDDVEVGGVVAVLSDDEAARIDIPVWCRMKGHEYAGAEPEGTGTRHLVRRLR; this comes from the coding sequence GTGACCGCCGACGTCACCGTGGACACCCTCGGCCGCCGCTGCCCGATCCCCGTCATCGAGCTGGCGAAGCACATCGACGACGTCGAGGTCGGCGGCGTCGTGGCGGTGCTCTCCGACGACGAGGCTGCCCGCATCGACATCCCCGTGTGGTGCCGGATGAAGGGTCACGAGTACGCCGGCGCCGAGCCCGAGGGCACCGGCACCCGCCACCTCGTCCGTCGCCTGCGCTAG